The following are encoded in a window of Thunnus albacares chromosome 9, fThuAlb1.1, whole genome shotgun sequence genomic DNA:
- the psmg4 gene encoding proteasome assembly chaperone 4 has translation MTETQNGAVFDAISVHNFSEKILEQTVHFHVMKLSGGFFLWVGSTPVLSNLAVSMSSKYDSMPLSTLVMGDPSNTAPNTLAQRLAKKTKKQVFVSYSLPMTDSSHSLLVENRIKKELELHPEHF, from the exons atgaccGAAACACAGAATGGAGCGGTGTTTGATGCCATTTCGGTGCACAATTTTTCGGAGAAGATTTTGGAGCAGACGGTACATTTTCACGTCATGAAGCTGAGCGGCGGGTTTTTCCTCTGGGTCGGCTCGACTCCAGTCTTGTCCAACTTAGCTGTTTCAATGAGCAGCAAATAT gacTCGATGCCATTATCTACATTAGTCATGGGGGACCCATCCAATACTGCTCCAAATACTTTGGCACAGAGATTAG CAAAGAAGACCAAAAAGCAAGTATTTGTGAGTTACAGTCTTCCAATGACAGACTCCAGCCACTCTCTTCTCGTGGAAAACAGGATCAAAAAGGAGCTCGAGCTTCACCCTGAACACTTTTGA
- the bphl gene encoding valacyclovir hydrolase → MALFLLGGRLLKCRPDIKRAMTATQTYCSSVASGRQRVNGVDLYYEQTGRGKHAVLLFPGALGSTRTDFGPQLKSLNKERFTVVGWDPRGYGQSRPPDRDFPPDFFERDAKDAVDLMKALGFGKFSLLGWSDGGITALIAAARNPNLINKMVVWGSNAFVSQHDLNLYDAVRDVSKWSARMRQPMEEVYGAEVFAKTWEAWVDGIAQYAHRPEGSICIELLPLISCPTLIVHGEKDPMVPGVHPQYLLKHIKGSRLHLMPEGKHNLHLRFADEFNKLVEDFLDN, encoded by the exons ATGGCGTTGTTCTTACTCGGAGGACGTCTCTTAAAGTGCAGACCTGACATCAAGAGAGCCATGACAGCCACACAGACGTACTG CTCTTCAGTGGCTTCCGGCAGGCAGCGTGTTAATGGAGTGGATCTGTACTACGAGCAGACAGGCAGAGGGAAACACGCAGTGCTGTTGTTTCCTGGAGCACTGG GAAGCACTCGTACAGACTTTGGACCTCAGCTTAAGTCCCTGAATAAGGAACGTTTCACTGTAGTGGGCTGGGATCCCCGTGGTTATGGACAATCCCGTCCCCCAGACAGAGACTTCCCCCCCGACTTCTTTGAAAGGGATGCAAAGGATGCAGTGGATCTGATGAAG GCACTGGGCTTTGGCAAGTTCTCCCTGCTGGGGTGGAGCGATGGAGGAATCACCGCTCTGATTGCAGCAGCGAGGAACCCCAACCTGATCAACAAGATGGTCGTATGGGGATCCAATGCCTTTGTTTCCCAGCATGACCTCAACCTTTACGATG CGGTCCGAGATGTGTCCAAGTGGAGTGCGAGGATGAGGCAGCCCATGGAGGAGGTGTATGGAGCAGAAGTCTTTGCTAAAACCTGGGAAGCCTGGGTGGATGGAATCGCACAATATGCACACAGACCAGAAG GGAGTATCTGCATTGAGCTTCTGCCCCTGATCAGTTGTCCGACCCTGATCGTCCATGGAGAGAAAGACCCCATGGTGCCCGGCGTCCACCCACAGTACCTCCTCAAACACATCAAAGGATCACG ATTACACCTGATGCCAGAGGGAAAACACAATCTCCACCTGAGGTTTGCTGATGAATTCAACAAATTGGTGGAGGACTTTCTGGACAATTGA